A single window of Halobacterium jilantaiense DNA harbors:
- a CDS encoding ABC transporter substrate-binding protein, with translation MPRRRQLLAGTASLIATSLAGCSGTSGESQSTPESTTKSPETSTGDEATDGSTPYTVEVKPNDPYTFESVPETYAAIPSVWMDIGMALGIQPSATASLKRAPLKYYDQLPDVSFDADAVTKLASDSESGYDKENFYAADCDVHLIDPQMLKFYANWNDADIEEIENGAGPFLGSSIRFASSSVTDNGPYYDLYGAFEKAAKIFQRQERFDAWQSFHDEFMQTIRDGLPPEGDRPSVAAIWRGVRPDSGQFRIAPLDPLQNNTLTYRRLGMRDAFEDDVPDGPIGYEELLRVDPDYIGAVGGLTSLTREEFVSTVVEPFEGNENGQSLTAVQNRNLVRTGGQFMGPIVDLFSTEALAKMVYPDSFGEWPGSVGAVPEGERLFDRQRLSDIINGTL, from the coding sequence ATGCCACGAAGGCGCCAGCTACTCGCAGGCACCGCTAGTCTCATCGCAACCAGTCTCGCCGGCTGTAGCGGTACCAGCGGCGAATCTCAGAGTACGCCAGAGTCGACTACCAAGTCCCCGGAGACGAGCACCGGCGACGAAGCCACAGACGGCTCGACTCCGTACACAGTCGAGGTGAAGCCGAACGACCCGTACACGTTCGAGTCGGTCCCGGAGACGTACGCAGCGATTCCCAGTGTCTGGATGGACATCGGGATGGCACTCGGGATTCAGCCGTCGGCAACTGCGAGTCTCAAGCGCGCGCCCCTGAAGTACTACGACCAGCTTCCGGACGTCTCCTTCGACGCGGACGCCGTCACGAAACTGGCGTCCGACTCGGAGTCCGGCTACGACAAAGAGAACTTCTACGCTGCCGACTGCGACGTACACCTCATCGACCCGCAGATGCTGAAGTTCTACGCCAACTGGAACGACGCCGACATCGAGGAGATCGAGAACGGCGCGGGACCGTTCCTAGGGTCGAGTATCCGGTTCGCCTCCTCGTCGGTGACCGACAACGGCCCCTACTACGACCTCTACGGCGCGTTCGAGAAGGCCGCAAAAATCTTCCAACGGCAGGAGCGCTTCGACGCCTGGCAGTCCTTCCACGACGAGTTCATGCAGACGATTCGCGACGGACTCCCGCCGGAAGGAGACCGACCGTCGGTCGCCGCAATCTGGCGCGGTGTCCGTCCCGACTCGGGACAGTTCCGTATCGCGCCACTCGACCCGCTCCAGAACAACACCCTGACCTACCGACGGCTCGGCATGAGAGACGCGTTCGAAGACGACGTTCCCGACGGCCCCATCGGGTACGAAGAACTGCTTCGCGTCGACCCGGACTACATCGGTGCCGTCGGCGGCCTCACGTCCCTGACGCGCGAGGAGTTCGTGAGTACCGTGGTCGAACCCTTCGAGGGCAACGAGAACGGACAGAGCTTGACTGCCGTCCAGAACCGGAATCTCGTCCGGACGGGTGGACAGTTCATGGGCCCGATTGTCGACCTGTTCTCCACGGAGGCCCTCGCGAAGATGGTGTACCCCGACTCGTTCGGCGAGTGGCCCGGGTCGGTCGGAGCCGTCCCCGAAGGCGAGCGGCTCTTCGACCGGCAGCGGCTCTCGGACATCATCAACGGGACTCTCTGA
- a CDS encoding FecCD family ABC transporter permease translates to MAKLLDGLATRHSAWGDWYENSKLAVVALGSLAVLVGAALLQVSFGAFPLTLGEAWHTVFDTEVLLSPDVWRAFLLGDDIPGWLSRRQLIVWNIRLPRVLVGVLVGANLAVSGAIFQIITRNELASPYILGVSDGAGLVVLLTLTMFSGLMPVMPVLAALGGGAAFLLVYAIAWKNGTSPVRLVLAGVVVGTVFSSVQRALFFFIDNLGVVMSAQTWLSGSLLGTDWAQVRLALPFTLLAMVLAFVVTRELDVLLLGEETAESLGMPVETVRFAVAGIAILSTAAAIAVAGLVGFVGLIVPHMVRNIVGSDSRRLLVGCLFLGPALLVGADVGARLALSPVQLPVGIITGLVGGPYFLYLMRKKENLGAV, encoded by the coding sequence ATGGCGAAGCTACTCGACGGACTCGCGACGCGCCACAGCGCGTGGGGCGACTGGTACGAGAACTCGAAGCTCGCCGTCGTCGCGCTCGGGAGCCTCGCGGTTCTCGTCGGTGCGGCGCTCCTGCAGGTGAGCTTCGGTGCGTTCCCGCTGACGCTCGGCGAGGCCTGGCACACGGTGTTCGACACCGAGGTGCTGTTGAGTCCAGACGTGTGGCGTGCGTTCCTCCTCGGTGACGACATTCCGGGGTGGCTCTCGCGCCGGCAGCTCATCGTCTGGAACATCCGCCTGCCGCGCGTCCTCGTCGGCGTCCTCGTCGGTGCGAACCTCGCAGTGTCGGGCGCAATCTTCCAGATCATCACCAGAAACGAACTCGCGAGCCCGTACATCCTCGGAGTGAGCGACGGAGCCGGCCTCGTCGTCCTCCTCACGCTCACGATGTTCTCCGGGCTCATGCCCGTGATGCCGGTGCTCGCGGCGCTCGGGGGCGGAGCCGCGTTCCTGCTCGTCTACGCCATCGCGTGGAAGAACGGGACGAGTCCGGTCCGACTCGTCCTCGCCGGCGTCGTGGTCGGAACCGTCTTCAGCTCGGTCCAGCGGGCGCTGTTCTTCTTCATCGACAACCTCGGTGTCGTCATGTCCGCCCAGACCTGGCTCTCCGGGTCGCTGCTGGGGACGGACTGGGCACAGGTCCGGCTCGCGTTGCCGTTCACTCTGCTCGCGATGGTGCTGGCGTTCGTCGTGACACGAGAACTCGACGTGCTGCTGCTCGGAGAGGAAACGGCGGAGTCGCTCGGAATGCCCGTAGAGACAGTCCGGTTCGCCGTCGCCGGCATCGCCATTCTCTCGACAGCCGCCGCGATAGCCGTTGCGGGCCTCGTCGGGTTCGTCGGACTGATTGTCCCGCACATGGTGCGAAACATCGTCGGTAGTGACTCCCGCCGGCTCTTGGTCGGCTGCCTGTTCCTCGGACCCGCGCTCTTGGTCGGTGCGGACGTCGGCGCACGCCTCGCGCTCAGCCCAGTCCAGTTACCGGTCGGGATTATCACCGGTCTCGTCGGTGGCCCGTACTTCCTCTACCTGATGCGGAAAAAAGAGAACCTCGGTGCGGTGTAA
- a CDS encoding ABC transporter ATP-binding protein, which yields MTSENPTHSKRDRKSGGAKSEEPTSDATADAESAVGLRGTDLVVGYPGMETPVIDGESIAVPPDGVTALIGPNGSGKSTLLKGLANKLDPSDGTVVLDGDAIDTMGTKALARKLGLLSQEHATPEGISVADLVERGRYPHCGFFESLTDEDRRAVDRAIQMAGIDHLRERDVGSLSGGQKQLVWIAMALAQETDVLLLDEPTTFLDPHHQLEVMQVVETLRDESDTTVVLVLHDIGQAARYADHVVALKDGSVYARGAPESTITTQLLADVFDIEAAVLDTDHGLQVVPVDPLHDDDRSA from the coding sequence ATGACCAGCGAGAACCCAACACACTCGAAACGAGACCGGAAGTCCGGCGGAGCCAAGTCAGAGGAGCCCACGTCCGACGCGACGGCCGACGCGGAGTCGGCTGTGGGACTGCGCGGGACGGACCTCGTCGTCGGCTATCCGGGGATGGAGACGCCGGTCATCGACGGTGAATCCATCGCGGTCCCGCCAGACGGCGTGACCGCACTCATCGGCCCGAACGGCAGCGGAAAGAGCACTCTACTCAAGGGGCTCGCGAACAAGCTGGACCCGAGCGACGGAACGGTCGTCCTCGATGGAGACGCCATCGACACGATGGGCACGAAAGCACTCGCCCGGAAGCTCGGGTTGCTCTCGCAGGAGCACGCCACACCGGAGGGAATCTCGGTCGCCGACCTCGTCGAACGCGGCCGGTATCCGCACTGTGGCTTCTTCGAGTCGCTGACAGACGAGGACCGGCGGGCGGTCGACAGAGCCATCCAGATGGCTGGAATCGACCACCTCCGGGAACGCGACGTCGGGAGTCTCAGCGGCGGCCAGAAACAGCTGGTGTGGATTGCGATGGCGCTCGCTCAGGAGACGGACGTGTTGCTCCTCGACGAGCCCACGACGTTCCTCGACCCCCACCACCAACTGGAAGTGATGCAGGTCGTGGAGACGCTGCGTGACGAGAGCGACACGACGGTCGTTCTCGTCCTCCACGACATCGGGCAAGCCGCGCGGTACGCGGACCACGTCGTCGCGCTGAAAGACGGGTCGGTGTACGCTCGGGGCGCGCCCGAGTCGACGATCACGACACAGCTGCTGGCGGACGTCTTCGACATCGAGGCCGCAGTCCTGGACACGGACCACGGCCTTCAGGTCGTCCCAGTCGACCCGCTGCACGACGACGACCGGTCGGCGTGA
- a CDS encoding Rrf2 family transcriptional regulator: MSSIELTSSQKTVLRALVDRYTQEETAVKGEAIAEEVDRNPGTIRNQMQSLKALQLVEGVPGPKGGYKPTVDAYEALDIQQLDSAAEVPVTHDGEDATEVNVKEINLTSVHHPELCRAEVHLRGSVRGFHEGDSVVVGPTPLSKLRVEGTVDGKDDSKGILILKIDSMEAPAGEPAH, from the coding sequence ATGTCATCGATAGAACTGACCTCCAGCCAGAAGACCGTCCTCCGGGCGCTCGTAGACCGGTACACGCAGGAGGAGACGGCTGTGAAAGGCGAAGCCATCGCCGAGGAGGTCGACCGCAACCCCGGAACCATCCGGAACCAGATGCAGAGCCTGAAAGCCCTCCAGCTAGTGGAGGGCGTCCCCGGCCCGAAGGGTGGATACAAGCCCACCGTCGACGCCTACGAGGCACTCGACATCCAGCAACTCGACAGCGCTGCCGAGGTCCCGGTCACGCACGACGGCGAGGACGCTACCGAGGTGAACGTCAAGGAGATCAATCTGACGAGCGTCCACCACCCCGAACTCTGCCGGGCCGAAGTCCACCTCCGCGGGTCGGTGCGGGGCTTCCACGAGGGCGACTCGGTTGTGGTCGGGCCGACCCCGCTGTCGAAGCTCAGGGTCGAGGGGACAGTCGACGGGAAAGACGACTCGAAGGGTATCCTCATTCTGAAGATCGACTCGATGGAGGCACCGGCCGGCGAGCCCGCGCACTGA
- a CDS encoding NAD(P)/FAD-dependent oxidoreductase produces MTTRVVVLGAGYAGAGAVSKLEDELGSDAELVWVSETDYHLVLHEAHRIIRDPGVREKVTIPVEDIKSRSTEFVHDSVVDIDTDERVVELDESDAIDYDYLVVGIGSETATYGIDGMGEHPLTLKSLDDALEIHEQVREAAREATREDRAQIVVGGAGLSGIQSAGEIAEFRDRHNAPIDVTLVEALPEIFPPGDSEIQGALRHRLENAGVDILTDDPITAATEDSLEFDERDSIDYDVFLWTGGVTGPSELGEVDLDAEHNRLQAESTLQTEDERVFAIGDCSMVSQGDDEVAPPTAQAAWQAADVAAENVVRASQGRPLQTWTYEDQGTLVSIGETAIAHEVEMNGISAPVRTFNSLPAKVLKKGAAARWIAKITDWKRAMKAWDAL; encoded by the coding sequence ATGACAACGAGAGTCGTCGTTCTCGGTGCAGGGTACGCCGGTGCAGGCGCGGTCTCGAAACTCGAGGACGAACTCGGTAGCGACGCCGAACTCGTCTGGGTGTCCGAGACCGACTACCACCTCGTGCTCCACGAGGCCCACCGCATCATCCGGGACCCCGGCGTCCGGGAGAAGGTCACGATTCCCGTCGAGGACATCAAGTCCCGGAGCACGGAGTTCGTCCACGACAGCGTCGTCGACATCGACACCGACGAGCGCGTCGTGGAACTCGACGAGAGCGACGCCATCGACTACGACTACCTGGTCGTCGGCATCGGCTCCGAGACGGCGACCTACGGCATCGACGGGATGGGCGAACACCCGCTCACGCTGAAGAGCCTCGACGACGCCCTCGAAATCCACGAGCAGGTGCGGGAGGCGGCCCGCGAGGCGACCCGCGAGGACCGCGCGCAGATTGTCGTCGGCGGTGCCGGGCTGTCCGGCATCCAGAGCGCGGGCGAGATTGCGGAGTTCCGCGACCGCCACAACGCCCCCATCGACGTAACGCTCGTCGAGGCGCTGCCCGAGATTTTCCCGCCGGGCGACAGCGAAATCCAGGGCGCGCTCCGTCACCGCCTGGAGAACGCTGGCGTGGACATCCTCACGGACGACCCCATCACGGCGGCGACCGAGGACAGCCTGGAGTTCGACGAGCGGGACAGCATCGACTACGACGTGTTCCTCTGGACCGGCGGCGTCACCGGACCGAGCGAACTCGGCGAGGTCGATCTGGACGCGGAGCACAACCGACTGCAGGCGGAGTCGACGCTCCAGACCGAGGACGAGCGCGTGTTCGCCATCGGTGACTGTTCGATGGTCTCGCAGGGCGACGACGAGGTCGCGCCGCCGACCGCGCAGGCCGCCTGGCAGGCCGCCGACGTCGCCGCCGAGAACGTCGTGCGCGCCAGCCAGGGTCGCCCGCTGCAGACGTGGACGTACGAGGACCAGGGAACGCTGGTGTCCATCGGCGAGACGGCCATCGCCCACGAGGTCGAGATGAACGGAATCTCCGCGCCGGTTCGGACGTTCAACAGCCTGCCGGCGAAGGTCCTGAAGAAGGGCGCGGCGGCGCGCTGGATCGCGAAGATCACCGACTGGAAGCGCGCGATGAAGGCCTGGGACGCCCTGTAA
- a CDS encoding DUF7344 domain-containing protein, which produces MCDVEGTFRALQHPRRRHALDCVRTHQSIALADLAELVLERETGTNASDHDAERVSRVYFSLYHTHLPVLQDASLVRYEQDADIVGIRDGAAQSLQCARETLESLLSA; this is translated from the coding sequence ATGTGCGACGTCGAAGGCACCTTCCGAGCCCTCCAGCACCCGCGGCGGCGACACGCCCTCGACTGCGTCCGGACCCACCAGTCGATCGCGCTCGCCGACCTCGCAGAACTCGTCCTCGAACGAGAGACGGGAACGAACGCCAGCGACCACGACGCCGAGCGCGTCAGCAGAGTGTACTTCTCCCTGTACCACACCCACCTCCCCGTACTGCAGGACGCATCGCTCGTCCGCTACGAGCAGGACGCCGACATCGTCGGCATCCGCGACGGTGCCGCCCAGTCCCTCCAGTGCGCCCGAGAGACCCTCGAATCGCTGCTGAGCGCGTGA
- a CDS encoding nucleoside phosphorylase yields the protein MPGTSEDPNDEVQYHIEVSEGDVADAVLLPGNPERLDKITPLWDDHEERAYHREYRTATGTYDGTPISVTSTGIGSPSAAIAVEELARVGADTFIRVGSCGALQPEMDPGDLVITRGAVRQEGTSDEYVREDYPAVADHEVVAALVAAAERLGHDYHVGLTMSSDSFYAGQGRDGFEGFRAPGAETMLDELRDANVKNIEMEAAAILTLANVYGLRAGAVCSVFANRETGEFRTEGESVAAETASLAVHLLAKMDQVKADAGVDKWHAGLSLD from the coding sequence ATGCCGGGAACCAGCGAGGACCCGAACGACGAGGTCCAGTACCACATCGAAGTCTCCGAGGGCGACGTCGCCGACGCCGTGCTCCTGCCGGGCAATCCCGAACGCCTCGACAAGATTACGCCGCTGTGGGACGACCACGAGGAGCGCGCCTACCACCGCGAGTACCGCACCGCGACCGGCACCTACGACGGGACGCCAATCTCCGTCACGTCGACGGGCATCGGGTCGCCGTCGGCGGCCATCGCCGTCGAGGAGCTCGCGCGCGTCGGCGCGGACACCTTCATCCGCGTCGGGTCGTGTGGCGCACTCCAGCCGGAGATGGACCCCGGCGACCTTGTCATCACCCGCGGTGCCGTCCGGCAGGAGGGGACCAGCGACGAGTACGTCCGCGAGGACTACCCCGCGGTCGCGGACCACGAGGTCGTCGCCGCGCTCGTCGCGGCCGCCGAACGCCTCGGCCACGACTACCACGTCGGCCTCACGATGAGCTCTGACTCCTTCTACGCCGGCCAGGGCCGCGACGGCTTCGAGGGGTTCCGCGCACCGGGCGCGGAGACGATGCTCGACGAACTCCGGGACGCGAACGTGAAGAACATCGAGATGGAGGCCGCCGCCATCCTCACGCTCGCGAACGTCTACGGGCTGCGCGCGGGCGCGGTCTGCTCGGTGTTCGCGAACCGCGAGACCGGCGAGTTCCGCACCGAGGGCGAGTCCGTCGCCGCCGAGACGGCGAGCCTCGCAGTCCACCTGCTCGCGAAGATGGACCAGGTGAAAGCCGACGCCGGCGTCGACAAGTGGCACGCCGGCCTCAGCCTGGACTGA